In Salinigranum marinum, one DNA window encodes the following:
- a CDS encoding alpha/beta hydrolase family protein, with the protein MSTSHPIGLGDGQEIAAVHHPHPSDDWFVCCHGFVSDKSGSYEKRCERAVEEGYNAVRFDFRGCGESDGAFVDQTLESRIEDLCAVLDYFDADAYALFGSSFGAKTAFHAAVDDDRVRAVAGRAPVTDNRAFDDTRAVVEREGEFRYDTGHAVDHRFFDDLDRYPFDRVTEALDVPVALFHGRADDAVALADSLDATAAFDTDVLLQTFRGEGHRFSQAAERRMRRGLFDWLER; encoded by the coding sequence GTGAGTACCAGCCACCCCATCGGGCTCGGAGACGGCCAAGAGATCGCCGCAGTCCACCACCCGCACCCGTCGGACGACTGGTTCGTCTGCTGTCACGGGTTCGTGAGCGACAAGTCGGGCAGCTACGAGAAACGGTGCGAGCGGGCCGTCGAGGAGGGGTACAACGCGGTCCGGTTCGACTTCAGGGGGTGTGGCGAGTCCGACGGCGCGTTCGTCGACCAGACGCTGGAGTCGCGGATCGAAGACCTCTGTGCGGTGCTCGACTACTTCGACGCCGACGCGTACGCCCTGTTCGGCTCCAGTTTCGGCGCGAAGACGGCGTTTCACGCGGCCGTCGACGACGACCGCGTGCGGGCCGTCGCCGGCCGGGCCCCCGTCACGGACAACCGGGCGTTCGACGACACGCGCGCCGTGGTCGAACGCGAAGGGGAGTTCCGATACGACACGGGACACGCCGTCGACCACCGGTTCTTCGACGACCTCGATCGGTACCCGTTCGACCGGGTCACGGAGGCGCTCGACGTCCCCGTCGCGCTGTTTCACGGCCGAGCGGACGACGCGGTGGCCCTCGCGGACAGCCTCGACGCGACGGCCGCGTTCGACACCGACGTGCTCCTGCAGACGTTCCGCGGCGAGGGCCATCGGTTCTCGCAGGCCGCCGAACGTCGGATGCGACGGGGATTGTTCGACTGGCTCGAACGGTGA
- a CDS encoding beta-galactosidase, with product MTIGVCYFPEHWPRERWETDAAEMADAGIEYVRLAEFSWAVCEPERGAFDFDWLDEAIDVLAAEGLSVVLCTPTATPPKWLVDERPEILQADPDGTPRAFGSRRHYCFNSPAYREETRRIVEAMASHFSDTEAVVGWQTDNEFGCHETVRCYCDDCADAFSEWLRDRYDSVDDLNEAWGTTFWSQRYPSFEAVDPPRPTPAEHHPSHLLEYARFSTESVVDYNRLHADLLREHDDEWFVAHNFMGDFETLDAHAVSDDLDLVTWDSYPTGFVQDRRAGTPSMDELRAGDPDQVGLNHDLYRGTNDAPFWVMEQQPGDVNWPPDCPQPGAGAMRLWAHHATAHGADAVLYFRWRRCREGQEQYHAGLRKQDGAPDRGYTDATAAATELAALDGGDRPHVDAPVALLHDYDDWWAISAQPHATAFDYWEHLRTYYRALRERGVQVDVVHPDTDLSGYDAVVAPTLHLADDDRAAGLGAFVDAGGHLLLGARSGAKDPYNKLPDELPPGPFAELVGLRVDQHESFPAEFDRQVRVESDALGSGGDDEDTREWHVWGEWLDLHGADAVATHTDGLAGGVPAVARNAVGDGTATYCGVWPDAELAAELVDDLLGRAGVATTDRLPRGVRVNRRGELTWVSNFTSTGYRVVTADEPSVAVGDARLGAFDACAVRTPIEAIEVVPERRASE from the coding sequence ATGACGATAGGGGTCTGTTACTTCCCGGAGCACTGGCCGCGGGAGCGCTGGGAGACCGACGCGGCGGAGATGGCCGACGCGGGCATCGAGTACGTCCGCCTGGCCGAGTTCTCGTGGGCCGTCTGCGAGCCCGAGCGCGGAGCGTTCGACTTCGACTGGCTGGACGAGGCCATCGACGTGCTCGCCGCCGAGGGACTGTCGGTCGTCCTCTGCACGCCGACGGCGACCCCCCCGAAGTGGCTCGTCGACGAGCGCCCCGAGATCCTGCAGGCCGACCCCGACGGGACGCCGCGGGCGTTCGGGTCGCGACGGCACTACTGTTTCAACTCCCCCGCCTACCGGGAGGAGACGCGTCGGATCGTCGAGGCGATGGCGTCGCACTTTTCGGACACGGAGGCGGTCGTCGGCTGGCAGACCGACAACGAGTTCGGCTGTCACGAGACCGTCCGGTGTTACTGCGACGACTGCGCCGACGCCTTCTCCGAGTGGCTCCGTGACCGATACGACTCCGTCGACGACCTCAACGAGGCGTGGGGGACGACGTTCTGGAGCCAGCGGTATCCCTCGTTCGAGGCGGTCGACCCGCCGCGGCCGACGCCCGCCGAGCACCACCCCTCGCACCTGCTCGAGTACGCCCGGTTCTCGACCGAGAGCGTCGTCGACTACAACCGCCTCCACGCCGACCTCCTCCGCGAACACGACGACGAGTGGTTCGTCGCGCACAACTTCATGGGCGACTTCGAGACGCTCGACGCCCACGCGGTGAGCGACGACCTCGACCTGGTCACGTGGGACTCGTACCCGACTGGCTTCGTCCAGGATCGCCGCGCAGGGACGCCGTCGATGGACGAACTCCGCGCGGGCGACCCCGACCAGGTGGGGCTGAACCACGACCTCTACCGGGGGACGAACGACGCCCCCTTCTGGGTGATGGAACAGCAACCGGGCGACGTGAACTGGCCGCCGGACTGCCCGCAACCCGGTGCGGGTGCGATGCGGCTGTGGGCCCACCACGCGACGGCTCACGGCGCCGACGCCGTCCTGTACTTCCGGTGGCGTCGCTGCCGCGAGGGGCAAGAACAGTACCACGCGGGGCTCCGCAAACAGGACGGCGCGCCCGACAGGGGCTACACGGACGCGACGGCCGCCGCCACGGAACTCGCCGCGCTCGACGGCGGCGACCGCCCGCACGTCGACGCCCCCGTCGCGCTCCTGCACGACTACGACGACTGGTGGGCGATCAGCGCCCAGCCGCACGCGACCGCGTTCGACTACTGGGAACACCTCCGGACGTACTACCGGGCGCTCCGCGAGCGCGGCGTCCAGGTCGACGTCGTCCACCCCGACACCGACCTCTCGGGGTACGACGCGGTGGTCGCGCCGACGCTCCACCTCGCGGACGACGACCGCGCCGCCGGGCTCGGGGCGTTCGTCGACGCGGGCGGCCACCTCCTGCTCGGTGCCCGATCGGGCGCGAAAGACCCGTACAACAAGCTCCCCGACGAACTGCCACCGGGTCCGTTCGCCGAGCTCGTCGGCCTCCGCGTGGACCAACACGAGAGCTTCCCGGCCGAGTTCGACCGCCAGGTTCGGGTCGAAAGCGACGCGCTCGGGAGCGGTGGCGACGACGAGGACACCCGAGAGTGGCACGTCTGGGGCGAGTGGCTCGATCTCCACGGAGCAGACGCCGTCGCGACCCACACGGACGGCCTCGCGGGGGGCGTGCCGGCCGTCGCGCGGAACGCGGTCGGCGACGGTACGGCCACCTACTGTGGGGTGTGGCCGGACGCGGAGCTCGCCGCCGAGCTCGTCGACGACCTGCTCGGGCGCGCCGGGGTCGCGACCACCGATCGGCTCCCGCGCGGCGTGCGGGTCAACCGGCGCGGCGAGCTGACGTGGGTATCGAACTTCACGAGCACGGGGTATCGGGTCGTCACCGCGGACGAACCGTCGGTTGCGGTCGGCGACGCGAGGCTCGGCGCGTTCGACGCGTGTGCGGTCCGGACGCCGATCGAGGCGATCGAGGTCGTCCCCGAGCGACGAGCGTCAGAGTAG
- the melA gene encoding alpha-galactosidase, with product MPTVALIGAGSMVFARTLVGDILSFPELADSTLRLMDVDEARLDRTERVARAMVANEGLDADVVATTDRREALADADYVLNMINVGGREPFENEIRIPLRYGVEQAIGDTIGPGGIFRALRTIPTLLDIAADVEELCPDALFLNYTNPMTILCWTLFEATDVETVGLCHSVQHTVEAVADYLDLPADEIDHWVAGINHLAWLLELEHEGEDLTPRLRAAADEEAIYRQDTVRFEMLKHFGAFPTESSHHLSEYVPYFRTDPETIEELTGERYAGRMETASYLQGWTERTAERETALDDDLGDVGVERSEEYASRLIHSIETDTPRRFNLNVSNETNAIEGFPTDACVEVPCLVDGSGVHPCSVGELPVELAAFDRQHLAVYELVVRAALDHDRDALHRAMKLDPLTAAACTLDEIHELTEELLAANDAYLPKFD from the coding sequence ATGCCAACGGTCGCCCTCATCGGCGCAGGCAGTATGGTGTTCGCGCGGACGCTCGTCGGCGACATCCTCTCGTTTCCCGAACTCGCGGACAGCACCCTCCGCCTGATGGACGTCGACGAGGCGCGCCTCGACCGGACCGAGCGAGTCGCCCGCGCGATGGTGGCCAACGAGGGCCTCGACGCCGACGTCGTCGCGACGACCGACCGCCGTGAGGCCCTGGCCGACGCCGACTACGTGCTGAACATGATCAACGTCGGCGGGCGCGAACCGTTCGAGAACGAGATCCGGATCCCCCTCCGCTACGGCGTCGAGCAGGCCATCGGCGACACCATCGGACCGGGTGGGATCTTCCGGGCGCTCCGGACGATCCCCACGCTGCTTGACATCGCGGCCGACGTCGAGGAACTGTGTCCCGACGCGCTCTTTCTGAACTACACCAACCCGATGACGATCCTCTGCTGGACGCTGTTCGAGGCGACCGACGTCGAGACGGTCGGGCTCTGTCACTCGGTCCAGCACACCGTCGAGGCGGTGGCCGACTACCTCGACCTCCCCGCGGACGAGATCGACCACTGGGTCGCGGGCATCAACCACCTCGCGTGGCTCCTCGAACTCGAACACGAGGGCGAAGATCTCACGCCTCGTCTCCGGGCGGCCGCCGACGAGGAGGCGATCTACCGCCAGGACACGGTGCGGTTCGAGATGCTGAAGCACTTCGGCGCGTTCCCGACCGAATCGAGCCACCACCTGAGCGAGTACGTCCCCTACTTCCGGACCGATCCCGAGACCATCGAAGAGCTGACCGGCGAGCGGTACGCCGGCCGGATGGAGACCGCCTCGTACCTCCAGGGGTGGACCGAGCGCACGGCCGAGCGCGAGACGGCCCTCGACGACGACCTCGGCGACGTGGGCGTCGAGCGCTCCGAGGAGTACGCCTCGCGGCTCATCCACTCCATCGAGACCGACACCCCGCGGCGGTTCAACCTCAACGTGTCGAACGAGACCAACGCCATCGAGGGCTTCCCGACCGACGCCTGCGTCGAGGTGCCGTGTCTCGTCGACGGGAGCGGCGTCCACCCCTGCTCTGTCGGCGAACTCCCCGTCGAACTGGCCGCGTTCGACCGACAGCACCTCGCGGTGTACGAACTCGTCGTCAGGGCCGCGCTCGACCACGACCGCGACGCGCTCCACCGGGCGATGAAGCTCGACCCGCTCACGGCGGCGGCCTGCACGCTCGACGAGATCCACGAACTGACCGAGGAGCTCCTCGCGGCGAACGACGCGTACCTCCCGAAGTTCGACTAA
- a CDS encoding class I SAM-dependent methyltransferase — protein sequence MTTWDERFREGDYPQAPEPSPVLRAYVETLPAGRALDVATGTGRNAVFLADAGYEVEGIDQSAEGLRITRERAADRGVADRLSLTRADAREFDYPESEYDLVTISFFRTLDRLNDIKAALKPGGVLFYQHHVRSPEATVGPSGSRNRFRANELLHACLDLTILHYEASTERIEDDGTEGDRVSATATILARNSHGGSQSYPEPNWTRADGRTRAEPSGDR from the coding sequence ATGACGACCTGGGACGAGCGGTTCCGCGAGGGCGACTACCCGCAGGCACCGGAGCCGTCACCCGTGCTCCGCGCGTACGTCGAGACGCTTCCCGCGGGGCGAGCGCTGGACGTCGCGACCGGCACGGGACGGAACGCGGTGTTCCTCGCCGACGCGGGCTACGAGGTCGAGGGGATCGACCAGTCGGCGGAGGGGCTCCGTATCACGCGCGAGCGCGCCGCCGACCGCGGCGTCGCCGACCGCCTCTCGCTCACGCGGGCCGACGCGCGGGAGTTCGACTACCCCGAAAGCGAGTACGATCTCGTGACGATTAGCTTCTTCCGGACCCTGGATCGGCTGAACGACATCAAGGCCGCCCTGAAGCCGGGTGGAGTCCTCTTCTATCAGCACCACGTCCGCTCGCCAGAGGCGACGGTCGGCCCGAGCGGGTCGCGGAACCGGTTCCGGGCGAACGAACTCCTCCACGCCTGTCTCGACCTGACGATCCTCCACTACGAGGCGTCGACGGAGCGGATCGAAGACGACGGGACGGAAGGAGACCGCGTCTCGGCGACCGCGACGATCCTCGCGCGGAACTCCCACGGCGGGTCGCAGTCGTACCCCGAGCCGAACTGGACGCGCGCGGACGGGCGGACGCGGGCGGAGCCGTCGGGCGACCGTTAG
- a CDS encoding flavodoxin domain-containing protein, which yields MARVAVVYGTSEGQTAIIAERVADTLADAGHEATLLHAQHLPSGFAVDAFDAVVVGASIHIGTHQAYVTRFVREHVSSLDDRPSAFFSVSLTVAEGTEAARETARGLLDEFLDDTGWDPDVTAVFPGALKYSEYGLLTRFVMKRIARKYGGDTDTSRDYEYTDWDAVERFARDVAALLG from the coding sequence ATGGCCCGCGTCGCGGTCGTGTACGGGACGAGCGAGGGACAGACGGCGATCATCGCCGAGCGGGTCGCCGACACGCTCGCCGACGCCGGTCACGAGGCGACGCTCCTCCACGCCCAACACCTCCCGTCGGGGTTCGCCGTCGACGCGTTCGACGCCGTCGTCGTCGGCGCGTCCATCCACATAGGCACCCACCAGGCGTACGTCACCCGGTTCGTCCGCGAGCACGTCTCGTCGCTCGACGACCGCCCGTCGGCGTTCTTCTCGGTGAGCCTCACGGTCGCCGAGGGGACCGAAGCGGCGCGTGAGACCGCACGCGGCCTCCTCGACGAGTTCCTCGACGACACCGGCTGGGATCCCGACGTGACGGCCGTCTTCCCGGGGGCGCTCAAGTACAGCGAGTACGGCCTGCTCACGCGGTTCGTAATGAAGCGGATCGCACGGAAGTACGGAGGTGACACCGACACCTCGCGGGACTACGAGTACACCGACTGGGACGCCGTCGAGCGGTTCGCCCGCGACGTCGCCGCCCTGCTCGGGTGA